In Acanthochromis polyacanthus isolate Apoly-LR-REF ecotype Palm Island chromosome 9, KAUST_Apoly_ChrSc, whole genome shotgun sequence, the DNA window CACAGGTGCATGCAGACATATACCTGCGTGATGAGGTGGTGTGTAGTTGTCACAAGTCATTGAAGAGATAAGAAGAGGATAATATGGATTCTCAGGTTTCATTTTCAGATATATAAAGCAAGAATGGAGCGCTAGGAGAGAGTTGCAAATGCTGTGCTGTGTGGAAAGAATTTGTTACAGGAACTATTTTCTACTTATGTTAAAACTACTCTCGTTCCATAATTGCTCCGGCCCTAATCATAATTCTTTTATATTCTGATATTGTCAAAATCTCATTTACTGGTGCTCAAATGATCTTATACATTGAACTAAGAAAGCATTGTATTAAAGAATGTGAATAATATCCCAAAGAACTAAAACCAGAAGCTTAAAATTAACTGAATATCAGACATATCCTTGATAAGCATATCTTCTGTGACATACAACAGAATTCTCCAGTACGaggccatttttttttagtagtttttcaatattttaccaCAAATGTGTAAAAGTAAGCTGTAGACAATCGTGGTCACATACCTGTCTGATTTGATATGTAATTAATTCAACCTCTGGTTTGAGTGGATACACTTGTTGGCACATAAGTCGATTTAATGTGAAAATCATGCAGTAGACTGAAACAGCAAGTACTTTATGTTAAATATAGATGCCACTAAACTTTTATGTGGTGTTTCTTTCATTGTTACACATTACAACAAACAGTCAAATTCCACTGTTTATTTCCCTTTCAGTCATTTCATTAAGGTAATCTTTCATTAATTTATCAAATAATCACCCTGATTATTAAAATCCCCATCGTTAGATACTGTAATTAAATATTTGGCATAGTAGTATAATATACTGACTACAAGCTGAAACCTAGACTACAAAAAGCCCATTCAGATGGTCAAGGCATTCTTGTGATTGCATAAAgcatattaataataaaaggCCACTTGGTCTATGTCATGTAAATTTAGAATGAACTTGGCACTGGGTTACGGTATCAGTTAATAAAATACACTATTTACTTTTCCATGTCAAGGCGTTTGGAGTCACTATTATTGATAACAAGTGATGATGGTTATCAGTAGATCTGGCTCAATTTCCTCTGAGATGATTGTCTCACATATTATTGGGGTTATAACACAGCATGTTCAGTTTGATGTTTTCATCCCAGTGGCGTAGCAGCAGGAACAGTTGCCTGGCTGCCCCTTTGAGCCCTGCCAGGTCCACTCCCTCCGGCAGCTCCTGACAGCGCAGCCAGAAGTCGGCTTTTGCTGCCACGAGTTCCCACTCCATAAAGTAGCCGGCACACCGGTGCTCCAGCCAAGCGAGAGCCACAGCTGTGGCCCATGTCGAGCCTTCCAGATCCTCTTGAGCCAGCTGGCTGCTCCCCTGGAGGTCTGCTGGGTCTACTGAAGAGCCTTCACACACATCGGTTTCTGATCCACGACCACTGTCTGCCTGGCCCTGGTTCTGGCTCTGAGAGGGACCAACAGACAGCTCCAAGGAGCCCTCCTCAGAGCTGGGAAGGTCGGGAGGTGAGGTAACAGGGTCTCTGTCAGATAGGTGTCTTCGACGAAGCCTTGATTCTAGCATCAGGGGAGTGTCATCTGGAGTGTGGTGGAAAGGAGGAGCAGTTGGTTTGGAAAGGGAGCAGGAAGAAGGAGAAAAGGTGACATGGTGACTTGCAGGAACACAGAGAGGCTTAGCAGAGGTAGACAAAGATGGAGCACTGGGAGATATGCAGCGGAAAGCTGGGCTAAGACTGCGACGGTGGAGGCTGTATGGTGATGCTCTTTTAAGGCGGTCCAGGGGGATCTGGACACAGTCAGAGTAGACCTCTGTCAGTAGAAAAGCTCCCGATGCCAGCTGCAGACACACCTGAGGAGACATCATGGACCCACATAATAACATTAGTTGAGTTAAAAATACAGCACTTTGCACAAGTTTTAAACCAAATCAATCCACTGGTGTGAGCACCCTTTGCCTTTTAAACAGCACCCCTTCCATTTGGtacatttgcacacagtttTACAAAGTTCTTGGCTGGTAAGTTGTCGTcttctgtttcttcatgtaatGTCACACTGACTCCATGATTTTGAGATCATGGCTCTCAAGGGGTCTAGATCATCTGTTCAAGGACTCTTTGCTGTATTGACTAAGGATAGTTCTTTATGACTGGCTGGATTTTGGGGTTAATGCCATGTAGAAGAATTATTTTGGATCCAGTCAGGTTGCTCCCTGTTGGTGAAAATCTATACATCTAAAGTGCTTAAACTTCTTTGCCTCGTACAGTATATGTGATCAGTGTTGGCACAGCTCACCAGTGGCAGGTAGTCTGGAGTCTCATTTTCAGGTTGTTTCTCAGTCTCTGCAGATAAACAGTGGGACTTGAGAGGCGCCTGCTTCCCTGATGAAACTGACGACCTGAGTCTGACCAGTGGGAACCtggaatacattaaaaaaaaaaaggtgggtTTTCAAATAGAGCAACTTATATGTGCCCACATCTTACTCCATAAATGTTTTTAGTTTCAGCTCTtcaatgtttttgcttttaatagTCTTTTTCAATTCAATCATTTGAAAGTCTTGCCTGGTGCCAAAGAAGCTCTCCATTGACTTGCTCTCTATAGATCGCTGTGAACGAGTGCACGAGGCACCTGTTGTTGTGGGAGATGTTGCACAGTAGGCATTGCCTCCTCCACCTGAGACAACATTGTGGATAAAAACATTAGGCTTTATTGTTTCATCAGCACAGTGCAGAAGTGATGTTTACTCGCTATGTTTAAAGGCTCAGCTCACCCAAATTAGAAAGGAAAAATACAGTTGAACCTACAAAACGAACGTTGTTAAAATTGTTTACAATGTATTTTGTGGATTATTAATAGGACAGTGGGCCGAATTTGTTGCAATTAAAAATATTGAGATTTTCAATGCTGTGAATGCACAAACAAAACTCCATACACCtacaccaggggtgtcaaactccgttcctggagggccactatcctgcatgttttagatgtttccctcttccaacacacctgattcaaatgatcaggctcgttatcaggcttctgctgagcttgatgataagctgatcatttgaatcaggtgtgttggaagagggaaacatctaaaacatgcaggatagtggccctccaggaactgagtttgacacccctgacctACACTGTAAGTGGGTagaagaaaaatgcagaaattttgaataaatcaaGATAAACTGGAATTACAGGAATGGTTGTATGCTGCTACCACCAAGTCAGGTTTCAGTTTAAAACCATCTGTTCCTCTGTTCCTTAGTTGTGGTGTGAAATAATGcccagaaatgtatttttcagcCCTTTGTAATGCCCACAGTGAAGCTGACCTTTGAACTTTTGGATTTAAAACATCACCATTGTGAAATGTGGTCATAATTAGTGTATCAGTTATAGCCAAAACCGTGCTTTGTGAGATCACAGGGATCTTTGATgaccaaaatcaaatcagttaACTGGGCCAAGTGAatgtttttgccaaatttgaagaaattcactccaaacatggctgtttccaGTGTGAAGATATAATAATACCAGTTATCTGCATGACTGGATACCAGTACAGATATAggacatttttttgcagattggCTGAAATGATCCTCTAAGAACTACTGTTCCTCGCTCTATACAGACTCACCAGTCTTGTACTAGCATTCTGGTCAGAAGCCTCTATCTCTGAGACTACGCTGACACTTGAGTGTTTTCGCAGAGTGAATGGACAGCAATACTTACTAGACTCCCAGGATGTAACGCTACATGGTGAAGCAGGAGTGTCATCTCTGTCTAAGAGATACAAAGATTGTTGATGACCTAAAGTGTTGACAGCAGAAATGGCTGATGGTATCATTCAGTCTGTCTACCTGTAGCGTTCCAGGTGTCTTCCACATCTTCGCTGTCTCTGCTGGTTCGTCGTCTGCCCAGACCTACAGAATAGGATCTCTGCCTGCGACTCCCTAATTGAGAAGTCTGCCTGTTCACCAAATGCACACCTgcacaacacacagacagagttGACATATAGACTAAAATACGGGATAGAAATTGCCTTAAATCTTTACCTATGCCTTTTACGACCATATAATACATTCTATGGCATACGTAGTCCTGCCAAATATATATTTGTCTCAATTAAAATAGATATAAAATGTGCATTCTTGAGATTATTTATTGAACAGATTTACAAGAGACAGTTCATTTTAATCACTGTCAATAAATGACTTAACTGCCCTAGTTTATAACCCAGACTATGggtaaaatagcaaaaacactaaaaccgATAGACCCTTTTGTGCCTGTTAAGATGCCAACATATTTCAGAGTCCACATCCCAAGTTGTACATGCAAATGCAAAGGCCTCAAGTCCATTATTTAActataaataaatgactgaagTAATTTTGATAGGCATTAATGAGCTTCCTTCAAAGCCACAAAGGACATTGGACAGTAATTGATTGAGTGGCTTTCTATCTATATGTGTGTTGGTTGGTAGCTCACCTGTGGTTTGGACGTCCATGCTGTCTGCTGCGCCTTTGTTAGGGTTGTGGTCAGTGGTAGTGAAGGCGGTGTACATACAGATGATGTTGCAGTGCTTACTTGTCTGGATAGCCTTCATACGGTGTCTCTTAGCTGAACCTAAGAAACCATCAAATACAACACGGAAACAGTAAAAGATGCATGCATAATAGTTCATCAGTAAGAAAAGTCATTGGTAAACCCTCACCATGTCCAATGTCACTCTCCTTCTCTGCCATTTTCTCAAAGTCTCTTATAACTGAACGAGCGGTCAGTTGGTGAATGATTTCCTCCCACGGTTTGCCTTCCTTtccttcttcacctcctcctccacttcccTCATTCTCTATGATCTCCTGGTCCTCAGGGGTCCAGAGGTGTCCCAGGTCCACAGTGACCTCCCAGGAAACTGGCCTGCCACTCAATAGGCCGTGAATTAGGGAGCGGCACTGACCTGGTGGAGGATCTTCTAATGGAGCAGCAGTAAAGAGATACTCTGGGTCTGTAAAGCTGTCCCAGTCCAGAGGAGAGGCAGGGAAGAGGAGTCCATCTGAGGATCAGAGTTGGAAAGAAGACAGGAATTTGTTGAAGCTGAATTAAACGGACAGACTTGCTTTTCTTTGTAGTGAAGCTTACTGGAGTCAGTGAGGCTTCTGTGGGACGTTGTCCCTCTTGATGGGGGCTTTGTTTCCCCATCACTTTCATCCAGCCTCCCTCCTAATGTTTGGTCAAAGGAGACCCTCTCTAGAGCTCTTCTCAAGCGATGCATCTCCAGTTCACCCTGAGGGGAAGAGAAACTCCGGGCTGCCATGGTTGAACGGACCAGTGCTTTTTGTCTCCTACGAGACTCCTCGCATCCATCCAGACGAATGTTCTGGTTTTCAAAAAGAGACGACCAAACGGTAACAAAGTAAGCTgaaacatcattttatttttctgtgcaacaaaatatgtcCAGAATTAAAAGATGTCAGGACAATCAGAGTGAAATATATAAGTAtattacatattttatttaatgaacTAGTGTAATGTTTTTGATTGCTGTACTTAGCATCAACCTGGCTTACGTTCTTCATCAGTTAATGGTGTACAACCTTTATTAAACATAAACCCTCAATGATTATTGTCAAGTCAGAGAGGAAGAGATTTGCAACAAtttcacaatcatgtgatcttattgttttccttttttgatGTGGAGCTGCATAAATTTATTATATTCTAATTAATTTCTCCCAGCATTATTGCTGACTCAAGAGTTGTAGATGTCTTGTTCCATCTTTGTTTTTCAAATAAGTGCTAGAATACAAAAGTGTGCTTTTCAGGGTGAATTAGTTGCATTAGTTTtaccttttttgtctcattgtcaGGGGTTTCAGCTGCGAGGTTTTGCTGCCATGTTGAGTCTGCCCAGCGAGACAAGGATGATCTCTGTTCCGGTGGGGGCATCTTCTCGAGGCCTTGGGGTAAAGAGCCTGTATCCAGCACTGAACCAGAGGAGTGAGGGTCAGGCAGAAAGGCTCCACCTGCTGAATCTGAGTTTGAGGCATGTATGTGTGAGTGGGACTGTGTTTGTAGGCTTCGCTCACTACTGAGGGAGCAGCGAGTGAGGACGTACTGCTCCTGAATATAAGAGCTCTCCTGGATCCTCCTCCTCACATCGCTGGACCAGTCCAGCTCTGCACCTACAGTGgggaaaaacagcttttaacCACTGTGGCAAAACCAGTTCAATAGGTAAATGTAAGTTTCAGTAATGAGCGACTCACCTGGACTGGTGCCAGGCTCTGCGTCTCTGGCACAAGAGAACTCAGAGGAGATTTCTCTGGAAATCTCCCTCAGTGCCTCCTCCAAGTCGGTGCCATCTGCACATGTTACCACAGGCATTAGCTCAGAAGCAGGAGGAGGTGAGAGCTCATCGTTTGATTGGCCAAAAACTGAACCAGTGGAGTCACGATGAAAATTAGAGCCCCGTCCTTGAGACTACAAAATACAATTTTAGAGATCTTTTTTCCTGTGCAGACACATACAAACTCTGTTTTTTAATGTAGTGAAATACAGTATAcctctgtcttttttgttttgaaaattgtCATGTCATAAAGAGTGCAATATCCAATGAGGCGATTGCCAGGGTAGAGCGGAGGGATTTCATTGGGTGATAGAAGAGCCTCCATGTTTTCTGGAAGATACCAGTCAATCCGTACGTCAGTCAGCACAGGTTCAAAGGCCTTTTTCAGAGACTTGATTAACTGCAGCAGAGTCAGGGAATAAAGTGGTCACAAATTTTGGAACATGAGAGCTTTGTTTGTACAAAAGATTAGTCACAAGTGGTGGAAAAAGTATTACAATTCTTCTGCTCGGACTGCTATGAACACATCTGAAACTTGATAAGGGTTACGAAAAGGCACTTTTCTATGAATGACATAAAATCCCAAATACTACAAGCTCCTGGTTATTTTAACAATTCATTATATGTATGTTTATACCTAATAAAGGTTATGCAGTCAAACTATTAAATGGTATAAGAATAAAATACTAAATTTTTTCAAAACTGTACTTACTGCAAGTACTTCAATAAATGCAAGTTTTATAACTGTTAATTGTCTTTATTATGTTGAAAGGCAAATGTAAATTGCCACAGCATTCTAGATTTATCCCCTAAAGATGCCCATGACTGTTCTGTAATTCATATTGTCTCCAATAGGTGTCAGTGTTGTAGTGCTGCTGACCTTGGGCTGGAGTCTCTCCTCATCATCCAAGAACTCAGTAGTTCCTCCTGTCAATTTGGCAACGCCCTGAAGGAGTCTCCTGCAGGCTCGGGGACCAAGGCCCAGGCCAAAGCATCTGCAGAGGTGATACAATGTAGACATAAAATTTTTTTATCACATCCCAAGAGAAAATCTCAACAGAATGCTACAATTATTATGTGAGTGGTAACTGTCTTCAGTTACAGGGCGGTCTGCACTAGAAATAAAATGTTGCTTGCAGGTGTCTCCGACAAAGAGACCAAGAAAATGTGTGGTAgtcagacagatggaactgttaTTTGGGTACCATGAGGGATCACAAACCATTTGGCTAATTGAGAGTTTGAAAAAAGCAGGAGACAGAATAATTGAAAAGGCTGAGCAGGACTATGAGGCTGGTTAGATACTCTCAGCACTGCACAAATAACAGAGTCCACCAAGAGAAGAACACTGTTCCAGCTGCACCTGAAATTTAATTAACAacataagaaataaaaacatgtataGTTTTCAGAGGGACAGCCAAAAATACAGTGGAGAAAGTCAGTCTAACAGGAGAATACTAATGAGGCAAAAATGGAGTTATTCTGCATTGGTGAAGGGCCTGGGGGAAACCAGAGGGGCGTGACTCTTACTGCAGAGGAGAGCACTTAACGGGATTACTGGGCGGGGCTGAGAAATACTTCAACCTTTTCTGTCTTCCACAGTGCTTTGCTCTTAGTTGTTTAAAATCACTGTTTGCTTGCTtaccctctctttctcttccttttctcccccacatacactcaacaaaaatataaacacaacacttgtttttgctcccattttttatgagatgaactgaaagatctaaaactttttccacatacacaatatcaccatttctctcaaatattgttcacaaatctgcacaggtgtgccttagactgcccacaaaaaaaggccactctgaaaggtgcagttttatcacacagcactgCCACAGATGTTGCAAGATTTGAGGGatcgtgcaattggcatgctgacagcaggaatgtcaatcagagctgttgctcgtgtattgaatgttcatttctctaccataagccgtctccaaaggcgtttcagagaatttggctgTCCGGTACCGGTCTGCGGACCGTAGGTGTGACCCCTCCGCACACAGGTTGAGAGTATTACTTGTAATTTATACTGTGTGCGGAGGGGTCACACCTACGGTCCGGTACCGGACCGCCAGGGGGGCCGACCCGCCCCGTAGAATACatctaaaatattcaaaaaatcaTGACTTACATTACTACTGCATTTGTTTGATCAAACTGCAGATCCCACATTGTCTGCTAGGGGCGCTCTGTCTTATTCGGAGCCGACAACGTGACGCAGCACCGTGACTCGGCACTTATGGCAGATGGCAGCAATACGGGATCCAGGTCTGAAAGTGTCGTTTTGTCTATTTGAGTTTTAcctgcttttctgctggccCTGACACGCCCATCAGCAAGACGTCTTTGTCAACAAAGAAAAAGGTGGACATCGAGTGTAGGATATTCCAAGACAAATGGACCACTTCCTATTCGTTCACTGAGGGGAATGACAAACCTGTGTGCTTGGTGTGTATGCAAGCAAGGAATTTAATCTTCGGCGCCACTATGAGACTCAGCATGGCGAAAAAATACAACAGCTTGCAAGGAGAACTGAGAAGACAGAACATAAATGAATTGTTGGCGGGTTCGAGGGAACGACAATCTTTTTTCAGCCGTGAGGTCAGCGATGCTGCAGTGAAAGCCAGCTACCTAATTGCTAGCAAAACAGCATTAGCATCAAAGTAATCTGAGGGGGAGTTCGTTAAAACTTGCAGTCATTTCTGTTGCAACAGATGAGAGCACTGATATTACGGACGTAGCTCAGCTGGCCATATTCATTCGTGGAGTTGACGAGACTTTGAATGTCACAGAGGAGTTTCTTGAGTCAGTGCCGATGTCAGACACCATAACAGCTGAGGACATTTTCCGCGCTGTCGTTGGTCGCTGGACAGGGTCGGAATAGACTGGTCCCGCGCTGTCAGCGCACCATCAGTGATCGGGAAAAAGGCGGGTGTTGTGGCAAAGTTTAAAGACAAAGTCAAAGCCGCAAATGGAGGGAGTTGTTTTTGGACATTCCACTGTATTTTGCATCAGGAGGCGTTGTGTTGTAAGTCGTTAAAAATGGATCACGTCATGGAGGTGGTTGTCCGAATGCAGCTTGCGGTGACGCTGCTCATTCCCCCTGTTTAAGAGATGTATGCGCAGCCAGCGTCAATGCTGACATGAGCCAGTACAAAGACAAGATTACGGGATTGCTGTGGGAGTTGAGACACGATTTCAGGTCTTTAGCGAACTCGAGACAGAATTGGCAGTTTTTCGCTCACCATTCACAGTCGAAGCTTCTGATGTGCCCTCTGACATGCAACTTGAAATAATCGATTTGCAGTGTGATGTAGAACTGAAGGACAGATTTGCCTCTGTGGGCTTGGAAACATTTGATCAGCATCTCGGAaaaacttagacttattgttacttctcggtaattatgctataaatttactggtctggcccctttgagatcaaattaggccgtatgcggcccctggaccaaaatgagtttaacACCCCTGCTGTACACCATTCATTTCTACCAACAGTGATTTAATGTCCTGTCACTTGCAAGCTATATAGTGCTTGTTTTATTAACCAGATGCATACATTAATGTCAGTGTTTTGCTTCATGTAGGACATCCACCTGATCTCTCTCTGTGCCACTGGACAGACATCATTTCCATACCTGCCAGCACATGTGTTTCTCCGTACAAGCTCCAGCACTTTAGCCACATTGCTGATGGATCCATCCGTGATTATGAAGACCTGCCGAGGATATGAGCGCTGCATGGGCTGGTGGTAGAGCCAAGACAGCGCCCCCAGAAGGTTGGTGCCTCGCATGTCAGCTCTCATCCTCTGGATGTACTCACAGGCCTGCTTCAGGGTTATCTAGATGCATACATGCAGTGGATTAAAGTAGAGATGCAATCAGAtctacagttttaaaaaaaagggagcAGCAAACAACACCTGTCCAACTGCAATGCCTGTGCAAACATCATGTGTGTTGTCAAGATAAGTTTACTATTTGATGTCAAATGCGCCAATTAGCCTGTGAGGGTTACAAAGAATTGAATCCTTCTGTAATAAagacagcacaaacacacacatgttagCACCTGCCTTAAAGCTACCTCATTTGGATAAACATGCCTGGCAGGACAGGAGATGGAAGGGCATCTCCTGCCAAAGTGAAAAAGCACGAAAGGCCACCATATGGTGAGGAGAATGTGCAAAGACTGTTTGTCCGTGCAGCTCCTGGTCTGGATAAAACCTGATACTCTGCTACTAAGGCAACCCAAGGAACTGACCTATTGCCTGATTAGAGAGTAGACATAATAGAACAGAAGGTCCTGCATGGCTGAAAAACATCTGTGTTCAGGAAACATGAACCAAATGCTATGCTTCTTTcacctgaaaaaaatccatacGCATTAAGAACAACATGATTTGGGAGTAAAATACGATTTCTTTCCATGATATCCAAACAAACAAGCCTGATTTAGCGAATTCTGTATTATCACAAAAGTCACTGGGTAAAACTAACATCAGTGCCGAGCTTGCTGGCGGTGAACAGAGGCTTGATGGTGGTACCAAAGCCCACAATGTTGAGCATAGTGCCAGAAGGTAGACTCTTCAAGGCCACCACCATTGCTTCCTGTTGAAACAAGAAAGCATAGACAGGATAGAGCCTGATTAATGATCAGTCAATCAAAATTTATctatagagcactttacaacactcaatgtgaccaaagtgcttttcagtcaaaatcaaacagtaaaattagaataaaaagaaagcaacaagaaaataaaataagacaaaacaagataaaatgtcACCACCACATTACTGAGTATTTAAAGCCAGTCTGAAAAAATGCGTTTTGAGCCGGGCTTTGAAAAGTCCAAAGTCATTGATGGTGTGCATGTCAGAGGGCAGTTTGTTCCAGAGTGTGGGCCCAGCGACTGAAAAGGCTCGGTCCCCCCAGTGTTTGTACTTGGCCTTAGGGACTGCCTTAGTCTAAAAACTGAAGTCCTTGGTTTTGACTGTAGCTCACCTTAACACGCTGGATGTTGGTGCCACTCATGCTGCCACTGCGATCAACAAGAACAGCAGCTCTCTGGTGGCTTTGTGCAGCTCCAGAGGATTAGACAGCAAGTCAGGACAGAAATTGAGCATCAGAACGGGGCTACTCAGAATGTCCTTGTGATGTCGCTTCCTCACAAACTCCAACTGCAGAGTGAGTGGAACATCAGCGTGTAAGATTTATCAATGATACAGTcaggacagaaataaataaatgcatcagatatgaaaacaaataagaGTAAACCACCGAGTATTCACCAACCTTCCTCTCAGGATCTGAATCTTTACGGGTGCAGCGGATGAAATCCCGACGGGAGCTGATCTGCTGTTCGTACTGGTTGAAAGAGAGCCTGCCTCTCTCCAAGATGACTAGTGGGCTGTGAGGTTCTGTGGAAGTTTTGagaataaaaatttgaaaaaggttttaaaaaatcGGCAAAAGGAAAAAGTACAAACATTTTAGGGGAATTTTTTTCATTGCTCACCACTGAGGTGCAAAATG includes these proteins:
- the vwa5b2 gene encoding LOW QUALITY PROTEIN: von Willebrand factor A domain-containing protein 5B1 (The sequence of the model RefSeq protein was modified relative to this genomic sequence to represent the inferred CDS: inserted 1 base in 1 codon), whose protein sequence is MAGLRNRSTWEPLLLKASSIKSCANGCSMGITAHLTYANADVESVEGVFVYPLGEKEVVVGFEAVIAGRLVGVQIQNRGKLKDCCLDCCPASGLDGHCGNGREWGCCGSSSLDMQCTNGHLLLDEDLQRTTFIVGTGVIGPMDIVSIIISTTLELPTLENGAIRIVYPTLLTPIVTGQMTPSKSENGGKSDETGATSCFGATSGKQDRVLDSEQQCSHTIFTSPTANLAPYELNFQLLVRGACLLAGLESPTHALRADADPSAQSASATYITLAQEHPYNRHIEIILHLSEPHSPLVILERGRLSFNQYEQQISSRRDFIRCTRKDSDPERKLEFVRKRHHKDILSSPVLMLNFCPDLLSNPLELHKATRELLFXVDRSGSMSGTNIQRVKEAMVVALKSLPSGTMLNIVGFGTTIKPLFTASKLGTDITLKQACEYIQRMRADMRGTNLLGALSWLYHQPMQRSYPRQVFIITDGSISNVAKVLELVRRNTCAGRCFGLGLGPRACRRLLQGVAKLTGGTTEFLDDEERLQPKLIKSLKKAFEPVLTDVRIDWYLPENMEALLSPNEIPPLYPGNRLIGYCTLYDMTIFKTKKTESQGRGSNFHRDSTGSVFGQSNDELSPPPASELMPVVTCADGTDLEEALREISREISSEFSCARDAEPGTSPGAELDWSSDVRRRIQESSYIQEQYVLTRCSLSSERSLQTQSHSHIHASNSDSAGGAFLPDPHSSGSVLDTGSLPQGLEKMPPPEQRSSLSRWADSTWQQNLAAETPDNETKKNIRLDGCEESRRRQKALVRSTMAARSFSSPQGELEMHRLRRALERVSFDQTLGGRLDESDGETKPPSRGTTSHRSLTDSNGLLFPASPLDWDSFTDPEYLFTAAPLEDPPPGQCRSLIHGLLSGRPVSWEVTVDLGHLWTPEDQEIIENEGSGGGGEEGKEGKPWEEIIHQLTARSVIRDFEKMAEKESDIGHGSAKRHRMKAIQTSKHCNIICMYTAFTTTDHNPNKGAADSMDVQTTGVHLVNRQTSQLGSRRQRSYSVGLGRRRTSRDSEDVEDTWNATDRDDTPASPCSVTSWESSGGGNAYCATSPTTTGASCTRSQRSIESKSMESFFGTRFPLVRLRSSVSSGKQAPLKSHCLSAETEKQPENETPDYLPLVCLQLASGAFLLTEVYSDCVQIPLDRLKRASPYSLHRRSLSPAFRCISPSAPSLSTSAKPLCVPASHHVTFSPSSCSLSKPTAPPFHHTPDDTPLMLESRLRRRHLSDRDPVTSPPDLPSSEEGSLELSVGPSQSQNQGQADSGRGSETDVCEGSSVDPADLQGSSQLAQEDLEGSTWATAVALAWLEHRCAGYFMEWELVAAKADFWLRCQELPEGVDLAGLKGAARQLFLLLRHWDENIKLNMLCYNPNNM